In one Brienomyrus brachyistius isolate T26 chromosome 7, BBRACH_0.4, whole genome shotgun sequence genomic region, the following are encoded:
- the acads gene encoding short-chain specific acyl-CoA dehydrogenase, mitochondrial isoform X2: MTSNIVPKMAALFAARRVLCGAVRPGTRCLSQLADLPEVHQMLRQTCRDFADRELVPIAGRLDKEHRFPAEQVRGLGKLGVMAVEVPESLGGAGLDYLAYSLAVEELSRGCASTGVIVSVNNSLYLGPVLKFGSEEQKKEWITPFTSGEKVGCFALSEPGNGSDAGAASTTARLEGDEWVLNGTKAWITNCWDASATVVFATTDKNLKHKGISAFLIPMPHPGLSLGKKEDKLGIRASSTANIILEDCRIPRACLLGEPGMGFKIAMQTLDSGRIGIAAQALGIGQAALDCAAGYAQKRTAFGAPIAKMQAIQFKLADMALALESARLLTWRAAILRDAKKPFSKEAAMAKLAASEAATFISHQAIQVLGGMGYVTDMPAERHYRDARITEIYEGTSEIQRLVIANHVLKEYQD; the protein is encoded by the exons ATGACGTCAAACATAGTGCCCAAAATGGCAGCGCTCTTCGCAGCACGGAGAG TCCTCTGTGGAGCAGTGCGGCCGGGGACACGCTGTCTCTCTCAGCTGGCAGATCTGCCGGAAGTCCATCAGATGCTGAGGCAGACATGCCGGGACTTTGCCGACCGGGAGCTGGTTCCCATCGCTGGGAGGCTGGACAAGGAGCACAGATTCCCAGCCGAGCAG GTGCGAGGTCTGGGGAAGCTGGGGGTAATGGCTGTGGAGGTGCCGGAGAGCCTGGGGGGCGCCGGCCTGGACTACCTGGCCTATAGTCTAGCTGTGGAAgagctgagcaggggctgcgcCTCCACGGGGGTCATCGTCAGCGTCAACAAC TCTCTTTACCTGGGTCCTGTGTTGAAGTTTGGCTCAGAAGAGCAGAAGAAAGAGTGGATTACTCCGTTCACCTCAGGAGAAAAAGTGGGCTGCTTCGCTTTGAGTGAGCCAG GGAATGGCAGTGACGCAGGTGCGGCCTCCACCACAGCCCGGCTGGAGGGTGACGAGTGGGTCCTGAATGGCACCAAGGCCTGGATCACCAACTGCTGGGATGCCTCTGCCACTGTCGTCTTTGCCACCACCGACAAGAACCTCAAACATAAG GGCATCAGCGCTTTCCTGATACCCATGCCCCACCCGGGACTGTCTTTGGGCAAGAAGGAGGACAAGCTGGGTATCCGTGCTTCATCCACCGCTAACATCATTCTGGAGGACTGCCGAATACCCCGGGCCTGTCTGCTGGGAGAGCCGGGAATGGGCTTCAAGATCGCTATG CAAACCTTGGACAGCGGGCGGATTGGCATCGCTGCCCAGGCTCTCGGCATCGGCCAGGCAGCACTGGACTGCGCCGCGGGCTACGCTCAGAAGAGGACGGCGTTCGGGGCGCCCATCGCCAAGATGCAGGCCATACAG TTCAAGCTGGCCGACATGGCGCTGGCACTAGAGAGCGCTCGTCTGCTCACCTGGAGGGCGGCCATCCTTAGAGACGCCAAGAAGCCCTTCTCAAAG GAAGCAGCCATGGCCAAACTGGCAGCTTCAGAGGCTGCTACCTTCATCTCCCACCAG GCCATCCAGGTGCTGGGGGGGATGGGATACGTGACAGACATGCCAGCGGAGAGGCACTACCGTGATGCTCGCATCACTGAGATCTACGAGGGGACGAGCGAGATCCAAAGGCTGGTCATAGCCAACCACGTGCTGAAGGAGTACCAAGACTAA
- the acads gene encoding short-chain specific acyl-CoA dehydrogenase, mitochondrial isoform X1: MTSNIVPKMAALFAARRAVLCGAVRPGTRCLSQLADLPEVHQMLRQTCRDFADRELVPIAGRLDKEHRFPAEQVRGLGKLGVMAVEVPESLGGAGLDYLAYSLAVEELSRGCASTGVIVSVNNSLYLGPVLKFGSEEQKKEWITPFTSGEKVGCFALSEPGNGSDAGAASTTARLEGDEWVLNGTKAWITNCWDASATVVFATTDKNLKHKGISAFLIPMPHPGLSLGKKEDKLGIRASSTANIILEDCRIPRACLLGEPGMGFKIAMQTLDSGRIGIAAQALGIGQAALDCAAGYAQKRTAFGAPIAKMQAIQFKLADMALALESARLLTWRAAILRDAKKPFSKEAAMAKLAASEAATFISHQAIQVLGGMGYVTDMPAERHYRDARITEIYEGTSEIQRLVIANHVLKEYQD; this comes from the exons ATGACGTCAAACATAGTGCCCAAAATGGCAGCGCTCTTCGCAGCACGGAGAG CAGTCCTCTGTGGAGCAGTGCGGCCGGGGACACGCTGTCTCTCTCAGCTGGCAGATCTGCCGGAAGTCCATCAGATGCTGAGGCAGACATGCCGGGACTTTGCCGACCGGGAGCTGGTTCCCATCGCTGGGAGGCTGGACAAGGAGCACAGATTCCCAGCCGAGCAG GTGCGAGGTCTGGGGAAGCTGGGGGTAATGGCTGTGGAGGTGCCGGAGAGCCTGGGGGGCGCCGGCCTGGACTACCTGGCCTATAGTCTAGCTGTGGAAgagctgagcaggggctgcgcCTCCACGGGGGTCATCGTCAGCGTCAACAAC TCTCTTTACCTGGGTCCTGTGTTGAAGTTTGGCTCAGAAGAGCAGAAGAAAGAGTGGATTACTCCGTTCACCTCAGGAGAAAAAGTGGGCTGCTTCGCTTTGAGTGAGCCAG GGAATGGCAGTGACGCAGGTGCGGCCTCCACCACAGCCCGGCTGGAGGGTGACGAGTGGGTCCTGAATGGCACCAAGGCCTGGATCACCAACTGCTGGGATGCCTCTGCCACTGTCGTCTTTGCCACCACCGACAAGAACCTCAAACATAAG GGCATCAGCGCTTTCCTGATACCCATGCCCCACCCGGGACTGTCTTTGGGCAAGAAGGAGGACAAGCTGGGTATCCGTGCTTCATCCACCGCTAACATCATTCTGGAGGACTGCCGAATACCCCGGGCCTGTCTGCTGGGAGAGCCGGGAATGGGCTTCAAGATCGCTATG CAAACCTTGGACAGCGGGCGGATTGGCATCGCTGCCCAGGCTCTCGGCATCGGCCAGGCAGCACTGGACTGCGCCGCGGGCTACGCTCAGAAGAGGACGGCGTTCGGGGCGCCCATCGCCAAGATGCAGGCCATACAG TTCAAGCTGGCCGACATGGCGCTGGCACTAGAGAGCGCTCGTCTGCTCACCTGGAGGGCGGCCATCCTTAGAGACGCCAAGAAGCCCTTCTCAAAG GAAGCAGCCATGGCCAAACTGGCAGCTTCAGAGGCTGCTACCTTCATCTCCCACCAG GCCATCCAGGTGCTGGGGGGGATGGGATACGTGACAGACATGCCAGCGGAGAGGCACTACCGTGATGCTCGCATCACTGAGATCTACGAGGGGACGAGCGAGATCCAAAGGCTGGTCATAGCCAACCACGTGCTGAAGGAGTACCAAGACTAA